TATCATTATGATTTGATGGACGGTTCAGCTTCTTATTATGTCGGATTCAAGAATTATCTGGATGTCTTGCAAAGTTCGGATTTCCAGCTGGCTATGAATCGGACGCTTATCTTTACCGTATTGTCGGTCGTCTTGGAACTAATCTTTGGTTTCGTTAGCGCTTTGCTTCTAAATCAGAATTTTAAGGGCAGGTCCTTTTTTAGAGCCGTTATTATTATTCCGTGGGCATTGTTAACGTTGGTTAACGGGCTAACTTGGGAATGGATTCTACAGCCTGGCTATGGGGGCCTGACGGTCATTTTGCATCAACTTCATCTTCTTGCGCCTGATGTGAATCCCGTATGGCTGGCAGACTCGAATCATTTGATTTACTTTGTTGTCATCGCGGATGTCTGGAAGATGACGCCTTTTATCACCATTATTCTGCTTGCAGGCTTGCAGTCCATTTCATCCGATCTGTACGAAGCCTCGATGCTTGACGGTGCGGGATTCTGGAGCAAAATCCGTTATATTACGGTGCCGCAGCTTATGCCATCTATCATGATGGCCATTGTACTAAGGACGATGGGCGCTTTCAAAGTCTATGACGTGTTAACGGTATTTACCGGAGATGCCACGACTTCCATATCGTACTTAACGTTTAATAACGCGTTTCGGTATTTCTTCCTCGGGAAGGCGTCCGCAATGGCTTGGATGACTGCCCTCGTAATTCTCATTCTGGCTATCATTTATATACGGCTACTGAATAAAAAAGAAGATTAGCATCCCGGAGGTGGAAGCATGC
Above is a genomic segment from Paenibacillus sp. HWE-109 containing:
- a CDS encoding carbohydrate ABC transporter permease, producing the protein MDKTFRAKRKTSLNNEQKNVLLALLFILPTAYLLMKTFIYPVYQTIIWSFYHYDLMDGSASYYVGFKNYLDVLQSSDFQLAMNRTLIFTVLSVVLELIFGFVSALLLNQNFKGRSFFRAVIIIPWALLTLVNGLTWEWILQPGYGGLTVILHQLHLLAPDVNPVWLADSNHLIYFVVIADVWKMTPFITIILLAGLQSISSDLYEASMLDGAGFWSKIRYITVPQLMPSIMMAIVLRTMGAFKVYDVLTVFTGDATTSISYLTFNNAFRYFFLGKASAMAWMTALVILILAIIYIRLLNKKED